Proteins encoded together in one Lepisosteus oculatus isolate fLepOcu1 chromosome 2, fLepOcu1.hap2, whole genome shotgun sequence window:
- the nkx3-1 gene encoding homeobox protein Nkx-3.1 yields the protein MSASVKPLTSFLIQDILAFKEESRLSTPRYACAKEPRERDKSPDSISAGRDTRCATGERAFACADSTNEDIQESFSHARETGSHDKNTSTDLKAVGNDRNERPPCGSSPECGRGRSADSRSSGGKQKRSRAAFTHLQVLELEKKFSHQKYLSAPERAHLAHSLRLTETQVKIWFQNRRYKTKRKQLATEYGKDPFKRATGLPCLGTEEDLIRASLFATMYKTYHDQQPCLYGLNVWNSAVW from the exons ATGTCTGCTTCTGTTAAACCGTTAACGTCGTTTCTTATTCAAGACATTTTGGCCTTTAAGGAAGAGTCACGCTTGAGCACCCCAAGGTACGCCTGTGCCAAAGAACCGAGGGAACGCGATAAAAGCCCCGACAGCATCTCGGCAGGTCGGGACACACGGTGCGCCACTGGCGAAAGGGCTTTTGCGTGTGCAGATTCCACAAACGAAGACATCCAGGAGTCTTTCAGCCATGCTCGTGAGACTGGCTCACACGACAAAAACACCTCGACGGACTTGAAGGCTGTGGGAAACG ACCGCAACGAAAGACCGCCTTGTGGCAGTTCCCCGGAGTGTGGCCGCGGCCGGTCCGCGGACAGTCGGAGCTCAGGCGGTAAGCAGAAGCGCTCCCGGGCGGCGTTCACGCACTTGCAGGTGCTGGAGCTGGAAAAGAAATTCAGCCACCAGAAGTACCTGTCGGCCCCGGAGAGGGCGCACCTGGCCCACAGCCTGCGGCTCACGGAGACACAGGTCAAAATCTGGTTTCAAAACAGGAGATACAAAACCAAACGGAAACAGCTGGCTACCGAATATGGCAAAGACCCCTTTAAAAGAGCCACTGGACTGCCTTGCTTGGGCACGGAGGAGGACTTGATAAGAGCGTCACTGTTCGCGACCATGTACAAGACTTACCACGATCAACAGCCCTGCCTTTATGGGCTAAACGTATGGAACTCTGCTGTGTGGTGA